The following are encoded together in the Apodemus sylvaticus chromosome 11, mApoSyl1.1, whole genome shotgun sequence genome:
- the Grsf1 gene encoding G-rich sequence factor 1 isoform X1, protein MCPVLGAPSPALDSTSPPLAPQRLPPGPAPPPEPMAGTRWVLGALLRGCGCNCSSCRRTGAACLPFYSAAGTFPSGVSGRRRLLLLLGAAAAAASQTRGLQLGPAAAGRLAGPVPARPSAAAAAAASYSALRAPLLPRSLAVAAGPARGYSQESKSTYLEDLPPLPEYELSPSKLGEEVDDVYLIRAQGLPWSCTVEDVLNFFSDCRIRNSENGIHFLLNRDGKRRGDALIEMESEQDVQKALEKHRMYMGQRYVEVYEINNEDVDALMKSLQVKPSPVLSDGVVRLRGLPYSCDEKDIVDFFAGLNIVDITFVMDYRGRRKTGEAYVQFEEPEMANQALLKHREEIGNRYIEIFPSRRNEVRTHVGSHKGKKMASSPTTKYITEPEVVFEEHEVNEDVRPMTAFESDKEIDLPKEMSEKLPEAVDFGTMPSLHFVHMRGLPFQANAQDIINFFAPLKPVRITMEYSSSGKATGEADVHFDTHEDAVAAMLKDRSHVQHRYIELFLNSCPKGK, encoded by the exons ATGTGCCCGGTGCTCggtgccccctcccccgccctggATTCCACTTCCCCTCCTCTCGCGCCACAGCGGCTACCTCCTGGCCCCGCGCCGCCTCCGGAACCGATGGCCGGGACGCGCTGGGTGCTAGGGGCGTTGCTCCGGGGTTGCGGCTGCAACTGCAGCAGCTGCCGGCGGACCGGCGCCGCCTGCCTGCCCTTCTACTCGGCCGCCGGCACCTTCCCGTCGGGCGTCTCCGGCCGCCGccgcctgctgctgctcctcgGGGCCGCCGCGGCCGCCGCTTCGCAGACGCGGGGCCTGCAGCTCGGGCCTGCGGCCGCCGGGAGGCTGGCGGGTCCCGTCCCTGCCCGTCCCTCCGCCGCCGCGGCTGCCGCCGCCTCCTACTCGGCCCTGCGCGCCCCGCTGCTTCCGCGATCGCTGGCGGTCGCCGCGGGCCCGGCGCGGGGTTACAGCCAG GAGTCCAAGTCTACTTACCTGGAAGACCTCCCACCACTACCTGAGTATGAACTGAGCCCATCCAAGCTAGGAGAAGAGGTGGATGATGTGTATCTCATTCGCGCTCAGGGGCTGCCTTGGTCCTGCACCGTGGAAGATGTTCTTAACTTCTTCTCAG ACTGCAGAATCCGAAACAGTGAGAATGGAATACATTTCCTCCTAAATAGAGACGGGAAGCGGAGGGGCGATGCCTTAATCGAGATGGAGTCCGAGCAGGATGTCCAGAAGGCCTTAGAAAAGCACCGGATGTACATGGGGCAGCGGTATGTGGAAG TGTATGAAATAAACAATGAAGATGTGGATGCCTTAATGAAGAGCCTGCAGGTCAAACCTTCACCTGTGCTCAGTGATGGTGTGGTGCGCCTGAGAGGACTTCCTTACAGCTGCGATGAAAAGGACATCGTGGACTTCTTTGCAG GACTGAACATAGTAGACATTACTTTTGTGATGGACtatagagggagaagaaaaacagGGGAAGCCTATGTACAgtttgaagaaccagaaatggcTAACCAAGCACTTCTAAAGCACAGGGAAGAAATTGGTAACCG atacaTAGAGATATTTCCAAGTAGAAGAAATGAAGTTCGAACACACGTTGGATctcataaaggaaagaaaatggcaTCTTCTCCTACTACTAAATACATAACTGAACCAGAAGTGGTATTTGAGGAACATGAAGTAAACGAGGATGTTCGGCCTATGACAGCTTTTGAAAGTGATAAAGAGATAG ACTTGCCTAAGGAGATGTCAGAAAAACTTCCAGAGGCTGTTGATTTTGGAACTATGCCTTCCCTGCACTTTGTCCACATGAGAGGATTGCCTTTCCAAGCCAATGCCCAAGACATTATAAAT TTCTTTGCTCCACTGAAGCCTGTGCGAATCACCATGGAATACAGCTCCAGTGGGAAGGCCACTGGAGAGGCTGACGTGCACTTTGACACCCATGAGGACGCCGTCGCAGCCATGCTCAAGGACCGGTCCCACGTCC aacATAGGTATATTGAGTTGTTCCTAAATTCATGTCCTAAAGGAAAATAA
- the Grsf1 gene encoding G-rich sequence factor 1 isoform X2, giving the protein MESKSTYLEDLPPLPEYELSPSKLGEEVDDVYLIRAQGLPWSCTVEDVLNFFSDCRIRNSENGIHFLLNRDGKRRGDALIEMESEQDVQKALEKHRMYMGQRYVEVYEINNEDVDALMKSLQVKPSPVLSDGVVRLRGLPYSCDEKDIVDFFAGLNIVDITFVMDYRGRRKTGEAYVQFEEPEMANQALLKHREEIGNRYIEIFPSRRNEVRTHVGSHKGKKMASSPTTKYITEPEVVFEEHEVNEDVRPMTAFESDKEIDLPKEMSEKLPEAVDFGTMPSLHFVHMRGLPFQANAQDIINFFAPLKPVRITMEYSSSGKATGEADVHFDTHEDAVAAMLKDRSHVQHRYIELFLNSCPKGK; this is encoded by the exons ATG GAGTCCAAGTCTACTTACCTGGAAGACCTCCCACCACTACCTGAGTATGAACTGAGCCCATCCAAGCTAGGAGAAGAGGTGGATGATGTGTATCTCATTCGCGCTCAGGGGCTGCCTTGGTCCTGCACCGTGGAAGATGTTCTTAACTTCTTCTCAG ACTGCAGAATCCGAAACAGTGAGAATGGAATACATTTCCTCCTAAATAGAGACGGGAAGCGGAGGGGCGATGCCTTAATCGAGATGGAGTCCGAGCAGGATGTCCAGAAGGCCTTAGAAAAGCACCGGATGTACATGGGGCAGCGGTATGTGGAAG TGTATGAAATAAACAATGAAGATGTGGATGCCTTAATGAAGAGCCTGCAGGTCAAACCTTCACCTGTGCTCAGTGATGGTGTGGTGCGCCTGAGAGGACTTCCTTACAGCTGCGATGAAAAGGACATCGTGGACTTCTTTGCAG GACTGAACATAGTAGACATTACTTTTGTGATGGACtatagagggagaagaaaaacagGGGAAGCCTATGTACAgtttgaagaaccagaaatggcTAACCAAGCACTTCTAAAGCACAGGGAAGAAATTGGTAACCG atacaTAGAGATATTTCCAAGTAGAAGAAATGAAGTTCGAACACACGTTGGATctcataaaggaaagaaaatggcaTCTTCTCCTACTACTAAATACATAACTGAACCAGAAGTGGTATTTGAGGAACATGAAGTAAACGAGGATGTTCGGCCTATGACAGCTTTTGAAAGTGATAAAGAGATAG ACTTGCCTAAGGAGATGTCAGAAAAACTTCCAGAGGCTGTTGATTTTGGAACTATGCCTTCCCTGCACTTTGTCCACATGAGAGGATTGCCTTTCCAAGCCAATGCCCAAGACATTATAAAT TTCTTTGCTCCACTGAAGCCTGTGCGAATCACCATGGAATACAGCTCCAGTGGGAAGGCCACTGGAGAGGCTGACGTGCACTTTGACACCCATGAGGACGCCGTCGCAGCCATGCTCAAGGACCGGTCCCACGTCC aacATAGGTATATTGAGTTGTTCCTAAATTCATGTCCTAAAGGAAAATAA